The genomic stretch TTTGAGAAAGAAGATGAAGTTCGTCTTTTAGGAGTATATTTTGGTGATATAAAGAAAAATAGTTTAGTTCAATTAGCACTCAAAAAAAATTTTTAAATATATAGGAATTAAAAACTGTACTTAAAATCTTAAAAATAAGATAAAAAGTACAGTTTTATTTTATATTTAATTATTTTTTAGAATATTATCAAACCAATTAAATAATTCTTCTAAATCATAATCTCCACCATGTCCTTGTCCCCAAGGAGAAGCAAAATTTACAACTTTTCCAGAATTTTTTAATTTTAAAGCTAATATTGCTGGGATAGCAAGTGATGTATCTTTATCTATTGCCCCGTGTCTTATTCTCCAATATTTAGTTGAAGTGTTACTATCAATATAATACATTGGATTCATCATTTTTATTATATTTTTATCTGCCATTTTAGGAACCACTATTTTATTATTTTTATCATTAAACTTACCACTGCTAAAATATTCAATAGCAACTTTATTATTTATATCAAAAGAAAATCTTGTAAAATGTTTATTATCAGATTTTCTATCTCCAAATAAATTATTTTCACCAGAGCTTGCATCTAAACTATCAAAAGCAGGTGGTGATTTCATTCTGTCTCCAATATGAGTATATATATCTAAGTCAACAGCTACAACCTTATTATTTTCAATAGTGAAGGCTTTTTTAAATTGACTGATATCTTTTCCTTCTTTTAAAGCTTTATTGGCAGAATTTCTAATTATAATTGAAAGATAAGTTTTAAAACTTCCATTTCCATTTTTATCAAGACTTAATAAATTTCCAGCATCATCTCTTAACTTCAAACTATTTAAATAAGCTGGAAATAAAGTTTTTAATTTATTAGATATTTTTATTTCATCTTCTGTTAGATTTCCTTGAACAGTTGAACGAGTTAAACTTCTATCATTATATTCTTCAGCAGAAGTATTTCTAGTAATTTCCATTCTTGAATAAGAGTTAACTCCATTATACATCCATTCATAAGCAGTATCAGCATTTTCCAAATTTGTAATTGGACAATAAGCAGAAACTGCAAAAATATCATCTCTTGTATCAGCTGCCCCAATTTCTTGTAAATATGGAAGATAATCTTGTGAGTTTCCTGTTGCACCTAAAAGAGCTGATAGTGCTCCACCAGCACTTGTACCATTTGAAACTATTTTATTGGCATCTCCTGGCATAACTTCATCATTAAAATATAGATATCTAACTGCTGCTTTTAAATCAACTATTGCAGCAGGAGCTTTTCCAGTATAGTTACCTTTACCATCTGTTAAAGTTCTACCTCTAGCACCAGGAGCTGCAACTACATAACCTTTTGATAAGGCATAAGTGAGAGAGTTTGCTTTTCCATCTCTACCAAGCCCAACAGTATCAGCTTTTCCTGGCATATATCCTCCAACAGTATTAGGGAAAAATATAGGAGCATTTTTACTGTCATAACTTCCAATAGATAAATTGTTAAAATATTCTTCTGGAATATAAATATTCATATTTTGATATTCTTTATCAATAGGATTTTTTACATAAACAATATTTTCATAAGCACGATATTTTATTTTTTGTCCATTAATTTCAGTTTCTTTTGAAACATATTTATTAAGGTTAAATTTTAAATCATACTCATTTTTTTTAGTTTTTGTAGTTTTTTGAGCTGCAGATATCATAGAACCAAATAGACAAAATAACATTAAAAATTTTAATTTTTTCATACATCTCCTTAAAACTAAACCCTAATATTCACAGGCATAACTAAATAAATATAACTTTCATTTCCTTCTTCCATTATTTTTAACATAGAACTTGAATTAGTTGCTTCTATAATAATATTTTTATCTACATTATCAATAAACTCTTTTATATATTTACAATTCATTCCCAATTTTAAATCTTCACCTGCTTTAATCATATTAACTTTTTGATTAATTTTGGCATTAGAGGAAACACCACTTATAACAAGTTGATTTCCTTTAAAGTTGAATGTAGCAACATTTTTAGAATCACTACTATTTTTAGTTACAGATATAACCTTTTTAAGTGAAGAATTCAAATCATCTTTATTAAATTCAAATTTTTTATCATGATTTGAGTTATTAATAAGAGGTCTAAAATCTGGGAAAGTTAAAGATAAAAGTTTACAACTAAAATATGCATCTTTCCAAGTTACAACCAATCTATCATCAGTTGTTGCAAGAGAAAAATCTTCATCTAAATCTTTAAATATCTTATATAAAACAGCTATACTATCTCCTGGAACTAAGATATCCTTTTCTATAAAATTTGTAAGCTCTTTTTTCATATATATAAGTCTAAATGAATCTGTTGAAACAAGCTCTAAAATATTATCTTTAAATATCATTTTTATTGAATTAAATAAAGTGTCTATACTTCCAGATGAATTAGTAAGAAATTTTACTTTTTCAAGTGACATAGTAAATTTTACAGTATTTTCAGTTGTAATAATTGCTGGAATAATTTCAGTTAGTTCAGGATAAGTATTATCATCTAATATTGAAAATTCAGCATTATTTACAATTAAATAACCATCTTTCTTTTCAAAGTTAATATTTTCTCCTTCAACTAATTTGATATATTCTAAAAGTAAAGCAGGTTTTATCAAAACTTGTCCTTCACTTTCAATTTCACAGTTTGCATATTTTATAAGCTCAATTTCAGTATTAGCTCCCTTAAATACAACCTGATTATTTTTTGCTTGTATAAATAGACCTGCTAGACTTGGCTTAACAGGATTATCCTTTAAAATATTTGAGTATTCTCCAATTATTTCTATTGTTTTTTGTCTATTTATAGAAAATTTCATTAAATTTCACCCCTTATTTTGCTATTAAAATTTCTTGCCAATATTTATTTTGGATATTTAATTTATCTCCAATATCTATTAGAAGTTGAGCATCCTTTGTTTTTTCAACATCATATAAAGGTTTTTTAGTTACAAGTTTATCTGCACCAGTATTTATACTAGGAATTTCAATAAAATCTGAAATTTTAGCATATACATCTGGTCTGTGAATATAGTTTATAAATTTTATAGCATTTTCAAGATTTTTAGAATCTTTTAAAACTACAAATGAATCTATTGAAGAATATCCTTGGTCACCAGGTGGAACAATAAAATCTACATTTTTTCTATCTTCTTCTGAAAGTTCTCTATAAATATTATCTGGATATCCTTGAACTACCCAGAAATCTCCATTAGCAAATCCTTTTCCATAAGATTCAGCATCAAATTTTGCAATATTTTTCTTCCAATTTAGAATAGTAGATTTTGCTTTTTCCATAGCTTCTGTTGAATCAGCATCTTGTTTATAACCATTTAGAGCTAGTGCAGGCACAAATACTTCTCTCATATCATCTAAAAGTGTCATTCTTCCAGCTAAATCTTCTCTATCATAAATAGTGTAATCTTTTGGATAATCTTTTACAAACTTTGTATTTACTGCTATACAAGTGATTCCTCTCATATAAGGAACTCCATAGTCATTTTCTGGATCCATCTCTCTTAATTTTGCCATATAAGCATCATCAATATTTTTTACATTTTCTAATTGAGATTTATCTAACTTTGCAAGCATATCTTCTTTCATCATTATTTGATAATAATCACTAGAAGGCATAATAATATCATATCCTTCTCCACCAGCTTTTATTTTAGTGTACATTTCTTCATTAGAAGAATAAATATCTTCAACTACTCTTATTCCAGTTTCCTTCTCAAAATCAGAATATACAAATTGTGGAATATAGTCAGCCCAACTATATACATACAAAGTATTTTCATCTTTATTATCCCCACAAGAAACTAGCATTATAGTTGCTAAAAATAATAAAAATATTTTTTTCATTTTAACCTCCCAATTTAATTTTTTACATTATTATATTATACCTTATTTATAGATATTTTAATAGAAATTATTATTAAAATATAAAAAATAAGAAAACTATTTTTACTATTTATTACTATCAGTATTTGGAGTATTTTTCATATATAAATCAAGTTTATTATAAGGAATTTCAATTCCATTTTTATCAAAGAATTTTTTAACATTAATATTACAATCTAACATTGTGTCAATATAATCTTCTTTTTTTACCCAAGCTCTAAACATATAGTCAAGTGAACTACTATTTTGTTTATTAAGACTTATAGTAATAGGTCTATCAGGATCATTCTTTATAATTCTTGGTTCATTTTCAATTACTTGATGTAAAACAGAAATAACCTTATCTACTGGAACATCATAAGAAGCTGAATAAATTAAATCAAGCCTTCTAAATGGATTTTTTGAATAGTTAATAATAGATGCATTAGCTATTTGACTATTTGGAACAATAATTATAGGTCCATTAGGTTGTTGAATAATTGTATATAGTATGTGTATACTTTGGACAGTTCCTTCAATGTTTTTATCTAGACTTGAAACAAAATCCCCCTTAGATACTTGCTTAAAAAACAAAATTAAAATCCCACTTGCAAGATTAGATAAACTTCCTTGTAATGCTAAACCTACTGCAACACCAGCAGTACCTAAAATTGTTACAAGTGATGTAGCTCTTACACCAAGAATTCCAACTAATATAAAACCTAAAATAATATACATAACTGTTTTTATTAAAGATTTTAAAAAAGATATAAGTAAAGGATCATTATTTCGCAATAATAAAGCTTTCTCTAAAGTTTTAATTAAAAATTTTGTTAATTTTGGCCATATAAAAGTTATTACTAAAAAAGCAACTATTCTTCCAGCAAGCATTGGTAAATAATGCTCTAAGTTTACCAATAAATTTTCTAACATTTTTTCATAAAAAGTACCATTCATTTATTACCTCACAAAAATTATTTTATACTTATAAAGTATATTATTTTTTTATAAAAATCACAAGAAAAAATATTTTAAATAAAAAAATGTAATAAAAATAGTTCATTGTTAGCTAAAATTTAGAATACAAGTTCACCTATTTTTATTACATTAAAAAGTACATGAGAGTCTTTAAATTTTAATTATTTTTTAATTTTTTTAAAGCTTTATCCAATCTTTGAAGAGTTTCTTTTATAACAGAAGTAGGAGCAGCAAGATTAAATCTTTCAAAACCTTTTCCATTTTCACCAAATATGTATCCTTCATCAAGGAATATACTAGCTTCATTTATCATAAATTTTTCTAAATCCTCAGGTTCCATATTTAAAGCCCTAAAATCTACCCATAATAAATAAGTTCCTTCATTTTTTATGACTTTAATTTCAGGATAATTTTTTTCAAAGAACTCAACTATAAGTTGTTGATTTTTATAAATAACTTCAAGACATTCTTTTAACCATTCTTCACATTGAGTGTAGGCTATCTCACATGATTTATAACCTAATGCAGTAAATGGGATAGAACAAGTTCTATTCAAAGAATTAATAAATTTATCATGAAGTTCTTTATTTTTTATAATAGTATTACTCATCCCCATTCCAGCTAAATTAAAAGTCTTTGAAGGAGCTGTAAATGTTATAGTTCTTTCAGCTAATTTATCATCAATTGTTTGAAAAACTGTGTGTTTTTTATTAGGCATAATTATATCAAAATGTACTTCATCAGAAAGAAGTAAAACTTCATTTTTTAGAATTATATCAGATAATTTTTTTAGTTCTTCTTTTGTCCAAACTCTACCAACTGGATTATGTGGTGAGCAGAATAATAAAACTTTATTTTTAGAAACTTGAGATAATTTATCAAATAAATCATAATCAATATAATACATACCATCTTTTTCTATAAGAGGACAATCTATTAATTTTCTACCTTGTAAGTTTATTGCATTAAAGAAAGGATAATAGACAGGTGTCATAATAATAACCCCATCACCTTCTTTTGTAAATTCTTGTATTGCACTAAAAAACGCAGGTACAACCCCAGCAGTATTAATTATCCAGTCTTCTTGAATTTCAAAATTATGTCTTTTTTTCATCCAATTACATACAGCTTTTTTATATTCTTTATTTGCCATTGTATATCCTAAAACTACTTGATCTAAGTAATTTTTTAAACCTTCAATAATTTCAGGAGCATTTTTAAATTCCATATCAGCAACAGAAAGTGGTACAATTCCATCAGCTACATTAGGTTTTTTAGCATACATATCCTCCCATTTAAATGAACCTTGCCCTTTTCTATTTACTCTTGTAGTGAAATCATATTTCATAATTATTCCTCCCATCTCAATAAATTAATCTTCTTCATTTAAAGCTTCTTGAATTATCATTTCTTTATTTTTTTCAAGATTTTCTATACTAACATTTCCTGTTTTAATAGATATAATAGAAAATATTGACATAAGGAATAGAATTCCTAACATTAGTAACATTTGAGATTTATCAAGTAAGATAAATAAATTATAACATACTATTAATGCAGATAGTGCAGCTAAAATGCAAATTATATCTATTAAAATTTTAGGCATGTGTAAAATACTATTTTCCCATTGTCTAGGATATTTATTTATTATTCTGATGCAAGTTAAGTTACAATAAATATTTGTAATCATATAAGGTATCATAACTAAAGATACTATTACATCTAAGCTAAACCCTAATAAAACAGGAACAATTGAAACTATATAAAATATTAAGTATACTACCCAAGGATAACCAGAAGAAGTAGTTTTTTTACAAATTTTTGGTAACCAACCATCTTCAGCAACTTTTAATATAGGGTAACGAACCATTGTAATTGCTGTTATCATAGAAGTTGCAATTGCAAATACAGCACCTCCAATTATAAAAATTACAAATATCCAATAAGGAAAAATTTCTTTTGCAACTAAACTCAAATTTTTATTACTTACTTCTTCTATTGGTAGTACACCGGCAGCAACATATGACATTGCAAAATAGACAGCTGCTAA from Fusobacterium hwasookii encodes the following:
- a CDS encoding subtype B tannase, producing the protein MKKLKFLMLFCLFGSMISAAQKTTKTKKNEYDLKFNLNKYVSKETEINGQKIKYRAYENIVYVKNPIDKEYQNMNIYIPEEYFNNLSIGSYDSKNAPIFFPNTVGGYMPGKADTVGLGRDGKANSLTYALSKGYVVAAPGARGRTLTDGKGNYTGKAPAAIVDLKAAVRYLYFNDEVMPGDANKIVSNGTSAGGALSALLGATGNSQDYLPYLQEIGAADTRDDIFAVSAYCPITNLENADTAYEWMYNGVNSYSRMEITRNTSAEEYNDRSLTRSTVQGNLTEDEIKISNKLKTLFPAYLNSLKLRDDAGNLLSLDKNGNGSFKTYLSIIIRNSANKALKEGKDISQFKKAFTIENNKVVAVDLDIYTHIGDRMKSPPAFDSLDASSGENNLFGDRKSDNKHFTRFSFDINNKVAIEYFSSGKFNDKNNKIVVPKMADKNIIKMMNPMYYIDSNTSTKYWRIRHGAIDKDTSLAIPAILALKLKNSGKVVNFASPWGQGHGGDYDLEELFNWFDNILKNN
- the dnaN gene encoding DNA polymerase III subunit beta, with the protein product MKFSINRQKTIEIIGEYSNILKDNPVKPSLAGLFIQAKNNQVVFKGANTEIELIKYANCEIESEGQVLIKPALLLEYIKLVEGENINFEKKDGYLIVNNAEFSILDDNTYPELTEIIPAIITTENTVKFTMSLEKVKFLTNSSGSIDTLFNSIKMIFKDNILELVSTDSFRLIYMKKELTNFIEKDILVPGDSIAVLYKIFKDLDEDFSLATTDDRLVVTWKDAYFSCKLLSLTFPDFRPLINNSNHDKKFEFNKDDLNSSLKKVISVTKNSSDSKNVATFNFKGNQLVISGVSSNAKINQKVNMIKAGEDLKLGMNCKYIKEFIDNVDKNIIIEATNSSSMLKIMEEGNESYIYLVMPVNIRV
- a CDS encoding extracellular solute-binding protein; translated protein: MKKIFLLFLATIMLVSCGDNKDENTLYVYSWADYIPQFVYSDFEKETGIRVVEDIYSSNEEMYTKIKAGGEGYDIIMPSSDYYQIMMKEDMLAKLDKSQLENVKNIDDAYMAKLREMDPENDYGVPYMRGITCIAVNTKFVKDYPKDYTIYDREDLAGRMTLLDDMREVFVPALALNGYKQDADSTEAMEKAKSTILNWKKNIAKFDAESYGKGFANGDFWVVQGYPDNIYRELSEEDRKNVDFIVPPGDQGYSSIDSFVVLKDSKNLENAIKFINYIHRPDVYAKISDFIEIPSINTGADKLVTKKPLYDVEKTKDAQLLIDIGDKLNIQNKYWQEILIAK
- a CDS encoding mechanosensitive ion channel family protein, translating into MNGTFYEKMLENLLVNLEHYLPMLAGRIVAFLVITFIWPKLTKFLIKTLEKALLLRNNDPLLISFLKSLIKTVMYIILGFILVGILGVRATSLVTILGTAGVAVGLALQGSLSNLASGILILFFKQVSKGDFVSSLDKNIEGTVQSIHILYTIIQQPNGPIIIVPNSQIANASIINYSKNPFRRLDLIYSASYDVPVDKVISVLHQVIENEPRIIKNDPDRPITISLNKQNSSSLDYMFRAWVKKEDYIDTMLDCNINVKKFFDKNGIEIPYNKLDLYMKNTPNTDSNK
- a CDS encoding MalY/PatB family protein; this encodes MKYDFTTRVNRKGQGSFKWEDMYAKKPNVADGIVPLSVADMEFKNAPEIIEGLKNYLDQVVLGYTMANKEYKKAVCNWMKKRHNFEIQEDWIINTAGVVPAFFSAIQEFTKEGDGVIIMTPVYYPFFNAINLQGRKLIDCPLIEKDGMYYIDYDLFDKLSQVSKNKVLLFCSPHNPVGRVWTKEELKKLSDIILKNEVLLLSDEVHFDIIMPNKKHTVFQTIDDKLAERTITFTAPSKTFNLAGMGMSNTIIKNKELHDKFINSLNRTCSIPFTALGYKSCEIAYTQCEEWLKECLEVIYKNQQLIVEFFEKNYPEIKVIKNEGTYLLWVDFRALNMEPEDLEKFMINEASIFLDEGYIFGENGKGFERFNLAAPTSVIKETLQRLDKALKKLKNN